A single window of Onychomys torridus chromosome 8, mOncTor1.1, whole genome shotgun sequence DNA harbors:
- the LOC118589366 gene encoding cytochrome b561, with product MEHSASSVPAALPYYVAFSQLLGLTVVAVTGAWLGLYRGGIAWEGSLQFNVHPLCMVIGMIFLQGDALLVYRVFRKETKRTTKILHGLLHVAAFIIALVGLVAVFDYHKKRGYADLYSLHSWCGIIVFILYFVQWLMGFSFFLFPGASFSLRSRYRPQHIFFGATTFLLSVGTALLGLKEALLFKLGTKYSTFEPEGVLANVLGLLLVCFGVVVLYILAQADWKRPSQAEEQALSMDFKTLTEGDSPSPQ from the exons ATGGAGCACAGTGCCTCCTCCGTGCCTGCTGCCTTGCCATACTATGTGGCTTTCTCCCAACTGCTGGGCCTCACTGTGGTGGCTGTGACTGGTGCGTGGCTGGGTCTCTACCGAGGTGGTATTGCCTGGGAAGGCTCTCTGCAGTTTAACGTGCACCCGCTCTGCATGGTCATAGGCATGATCTTCCTGCAAGGAGATG CTCTGCTGGTGTACCGTGtcttcagaaaagaaaccaaacGCACGACCAAGATCCTGCATGGACTGCTCCACGTCGCTGCCTTCATCATTGCCCTGGTGG ggTTGGTGGCCGTGTTCGACTACCACAAGAAGAGGGGCTACGCTGACCTGTACAGCTTGCACAGCTGGTGTGGGATCATAGTCTTTATTCTGTACTTCGTGCAG TGGCTCATGGGTTtcagcttcttcctgttccctggAGCTTCCTTCTCCCTGCGGAGCCGTTACCGCCCCCAGCACATCTTCTTCGGTGCCACCACATTCCTCCTTTCTGTGGGCACAGCTCTCCTGGGCCTGAAGGAGGCTCTGCTCTTCAAACTGGG GACCAAGTACAGCACATTTGAACCTGAGGGCGTCCTGGCTAATGTGCTGGGCCTGCTACTGGTCTGTTTTGGGGTGGTTGTGCTCTACATCTTGGCTCAAGCTGACTGGAAGCGACCTTCCCAGGCTGAAGAGCAAGCCCTCTCCATGGACTTCAAGACGCTGACAGAGGGAGACAGCCCCAGTCCCCAGTGA